A region from the Volucribacter amazonae genome encodes:
- the mukE gene encoding chromosome partition protein MukE, translated as MIEQTQAEVISPQLANAIANPLFPTVDSQLRSGKHIAQEHLDHYSFLADFQTELDLFYRRYNVELIRAPEGFFYLRPKATTLIARSVLTELEMLVGKVLCYLYLSPERLAQQGIFTSQEVYDELLNLAEENKLLKVVNQRSAGSDLDKQKLAEKVRAALNRLRRLGMIHQVGDQYSGKFTISEAVFRFGAEVRSGDDPREAQRRLIREGEAANPDSLAATQAMQDPQDKEQLDQDDEMAQLTEEQQ; from the coding sequence ATGATAGAACAAACACAAGCTGAAGTGATTTCTCCCCAATTAGCCAATGCCATTGCTAATCCATTATTTCCAACAGTGGATAGTCAATTACGTTCAGGTAAACATATTGCGCAAGAGCATCTTGATCATTATAGTTTTTTAGCGGATTTTCAAACGGAACTAGACCTTTTTTATCGCCGTTATAATGTGGAATTAATTCGTGCCCCTGAAGGCTTTTTCTATTTGCGTCCTAAAGCTACAACCTTAATCGCCCGTTCGGTTCTAACGGAACTAGAAATGTTAGTGGGCAAAGTATTGTGCTATTTATATTTAAGCCCAGAACGTTTAGCACAACAAGGCATTTTTACCAGTCAAGAAGTTTATGATGAGCTATTAAATTTGGCGGAAGAAAATAAGTTACTTAAAGTGGTTAATCAACGATCAGCAGGTTCTGACTTAGATAAACAAAAATTAGCGGAAAAAGTACGGGCAGCATTAAATCGTTTACGCCGTTTAGGAATGATCCACCAAGTGGGCGATCAATATAGTGGTAAATTTACTATTTCAGAGGCGGTTTTCCGCTTTGGAGCAGAAGTAAGAAGTGGTGATGATCCGAGAGAGGCACAACGGCGTTTAATTCGTGAGGGAGAGGCAGCCAACCCAGACTCTTTAGCCGCCACGCAAGCAATGCAAGATCCACAAGATAAAGAACAACTAGACCAAGACGATGAAATGGCACAACTCACTGAGGAGCAACAATAA